Below is a genomic region from Gloeocapsa sp. DLM2.Bin57.
TATTAATACTAATACAGACAAAATATGAGTATATAAACTAAGAGATAGAGTCAGACTATATAATAACCAGAGATACCAACGATTGAGTTTAAAAGCCCTTAATAAAGCAGCAGAACAAACAACAATCATAACGCCCCAAAGACTATATTCTCTGACTTCTTGAGCGTATCTGATCCATAGTGGTGAAATAGCCGTCAAAGCAATAGCCATCCTGCCAACCAAAGCAGAATCAAAAAGTTCCAAACATAACCAATACAAAGCAGGAAAAACCAATAAACTAATTAGGGCAGATAAACAACGCATACTCCAAACTGAAATACTAACCTTTATCACCCAACTTCTAAGTAATAAATAATCTAAAGGAGCATGTTCTGGATGAGTAGCTAAAGCCGAGATTGTCTCAGTTAAATTCTTATCTGGAGCAGGTTTTTGTAATTGAAGTAAATCATCACGATTAACAATTTTATCCCTTAAGGATTGAATATATATTTCGCTGACTTGATAACCGTTAACTCGCAAAGCAGACAAGGTTTCATCTTCCCAATAGGGTTTTTGAGCAAGATTAGTAAAACGAAAAATCACACCCAAAATTAATAAAATTAGGCAAACAATCGTGATTGGCAGAGAATGCTTCTGTGTCAAATGCAAGATTTTGATTTAGATAAATTGGTATTAAGTAATCATAACCGAAACCAATACCCTTTTAGGGTAAGATAGATGTCAAAAATTGTTTGAGATAGTCTCCTAAACCTGGATCTTCCCCTTCGGCGAATTCATAACGCGCACGGATAATCGGTTTATTGACTTTAATTAAACTTGCTAAATCAATAGGAGTGGCTGATATTACCAAATCTGCTGGAGTTCGATTGATGGTGGTTTCTAAGGCTGCTAATTGGGCGGGAAAATAACCCATTGCCGGTAAAATTTTACCTATATGAGGATAGAGTTCGTAAACCGCGGCTATTTCTGGTACAGCATAATCACGAGGATCAACTATTTCGGCAACATTAGCCCTAGTCGCGGCGATATAACCCGCGCCATAACTCATCCCCCCATGGGTAGTGGTTGGTCCATCCTCTACTACCAAAACACAACGATCTCTTACTGCTTCTGGATCATCTAACTCGATAGGAGAATAACCCATCAGAATTTTAACCTCGGGATTAATTTCTCTGATATTTTCTCTAACTTTTTGTACATCGGCGATCGCTGCTACATCCACTTTAGGAATAATCACTAAATCCGCCATTCTCAACACACTTTCTCCAGGATGGTGGGTAGTTTCATCACCAGGGCGCAGAGGATCGACTAAAACGATGTGTAAATCTGGTTTAATAAAAGGAAAATCGTTATTACCACCATCCCAGAGGATTATATCTACTTCTTGTTCAGCTAGAGCGATGATTTTACCATAATCTACACCAGCATAGACTCGATTACCTATCGCTAAATGTGGTTCGTATTCTTCTCTCTCTTCAATAGTACAATTAGCTGTAGCTAAATCCTCGTGAGTAGTAAAGCATTGTACAACTTGTTTTTCTAAGTCTCCATAGGGCATAGGATGACGTATTACAGCTACTTTTAACCCCCATTCCCTTAAGCGTTTAGAAATCCAACGAGTGGTTTGAGATTTTCCACAACCTGTGCGCACCGCTGAAACCGCTATAGTGGGAATTTGCGCAGATAACATGGTTTTAGTTGCTCCTAAGAGGGTAAAATCTGCTCCCATAGCTAATACTCTCGACGCAATGTGCATCAATTCAGTATGGGCAATATCACTATAAGCAAAAATCACCTGTTCAGGGTTAAGGGTTTCTAATTCTGATTCTTCGACAATTGGTATCCCCTCTGGGTATAATTTTCCTGCTAAAGAGGGAGGATAGCGACGATTAGCGATACCTGCAATTTGTGTCGCTGTAAAAGCAATTACTTCTACGTCAGGGTTATCGCGATAAACTTGGTTAAAGTTGTGAAAATCTCTTCCCGCTGCTCCCATAATTACGAGGCGTTGTCTTTTCGTAGTTTGAGACATGATTATTCTTTGCCTCTCTATTTAATTTCATCCTTATCTTTATTTTTACATATTC
It encodes:
- a CDS encoding GTPase, encoding MSQTTKRQRLVIMGAAGRDFHNFNQVYRDNPDVEVIAFTATQIAGIANRRYPPSLAGKLYPEGIPIVEESELETLNPEQVIFAYSDIAHTELMHIASRVLAMGADFTLLGATKTMLSAQIPTIAVSAVRTGCGKSQTTRWISKRLREWGLKVAVIRHPMPYGDLEKQVVQCFTTHEDLATANCTIEEREEYEPHLAIGNRVYAGVDYGKIIALAEQEVDIILWDGGNNDFPFIKPDLHIVLVDPLRPGDETTHHPGESVLRMADLVIIPKVDVAAIADVQKVRENIREINPEVKILMGYSPIELDDPEAVRDRCVLVVEDGPTTTHGGMSYGAGYIAATRANVAEIVDPRDYAVPEIAAVYELYPHIGKILPAMGYFPAQLAALETTINRTPADLVISATPIDLASLIKVNKPIIRARYEFAEGEDPGLGDYLKQFLTSILP